From one Leptospira stimsonii genomic stretch:
- a CDS encoding NAD(+)/NADH kinase encodes MSVEYAIIVKNKTRLEALVERFNTKQQAKFYIERLGGKFEDYEIEHEIFQQSLDTIQKRLSKTIKYKIVERIFLPSFLFSEKNLIVTIGQDGLVANTAKYSKGVPIVAVNPDAERYDGVLLPFDTHNFISGVENVMSGHYSSKTVRFAEAKLNDGQRLLAFNDLFIGPSSHTSARYKISYDQNSEEQSSSGIIISTPAGSTGWLSSIFNMAYGVTGLFEKELKLKRPALKEDQLLFAVREPFQSVRTQIGITAGILTNNFPLTVESLMPSGGVIFSDGIESDYLKFNSGMIATIGVSKENAILVLKN; translated from the coding sequence ATGAGCGTTGAATATGCGATCATCGTAAAGAATAAAACTAGGCTCGAGGCTCTTGTTGAAAGATTCAATACGAAACAGCAAGCCAAGTTTTATATCGAAAGACTGGGAGGAAAATTTGAAGACTACGAAATCGAACACGAGATCTTTCAACAATCTCTTGATACGATTCAGAAACGGCTTTCAAAGACGATCAAATATAAAATCGTTGAAAGAATCTTTCTCCCTTCCTTTCTTTTTTCGGAAAAAAATCTCATCGTTACGATCGGACAAGACGGCCTCGTAGCCAATACCGCCAAATACTCGAAGGGCGTTCCCATCGTTGCGGTCAATCCGGACGCAGAAAGATATGATGGGGTATTACTTCCATTTGATACTCACAATTTTATTTCCGGGGTGGAGAATGTGATGAGCGGTCATTATTCTTCCAAGACGGTTCGTTTTGCGGAAGCAAAGCTAAACGACGGTCAGAGATTGCTCGCGTTCAACGACCTTTTTATCGGACCTTCTTCTCATACGTCCGCGCGGTATAAGATTTCATACGATCAGAATTCGGAGGAGCAATCGTCTAGTGGTATCATCATTTCCACTCCCGCTGGAAGTACCGGATGGCTAAGTTCTATCTTCAATATGGCTTACGGAGTGACAGGGCTTTTCGAAAAGGAATTAAAACTAAAACGCCCCGCCCTCAAAGAGGATCAGCTCTTATTCGCGGTAAGGGAACCCTTCCAGAGCGTTCGAACTCAGATCGGAATCACTGCGGGAATTCTTACTAACAATTTTCCTCTGACTGTCGAGTCCTTGATGCCTTCGGGCGGAGTAATCTTTAGCGACGGTATCGAATCGGACTATTTAAAATTCAACTCCGGTATGATCGCGACGATCGGAGTTTCGAAAGAGAATGCAATATTGGTTCTGAAAAATTGA
- a CDS encoding acyl-CoA dehydrogenase family protein, translated as MIISNYFQDNEDLKLVFDELIDWDEIVHAFEHNFEDAEEYKKTGNERLAYAPSNIEEAKEYYKSVLDSLGEIMGEFVAPRSKEMDQIGLKYENGKVTFPKAQEECYNTLRDAGLMPISISRKYGGMGLPATVQSFMCEISARADAAFCLAYGNINIVEIMERYASPEMCEKWIPEIAAGKYSAAMALTEPNYGSDLPNVQTKAVQDANGVWRITGAKRFITHACGYVNAPSVILTLARTGTPESGARGLSFFLVKGSDVHVAGVEHKMGLHCSPTCEVVFENSPGELIGKTGYGLVKYSMGMMNAARLTIATQSLGIASAAYFEAKKYASERIQFGKPIEQIPAVKKMLDRMEREVLATRVLIAETGKAIDLYHWPKEHLIKIEGKTERDANQDEIIRRWEKLADLFTPLSKYYASEGCVSIASDALQIHGGSGYTEDYDVARIYRDSRITTIYEGTTQLQVVAAIGGVVSGMSPAGHLRQYGESELAKFSASEDLKKVWTDLESAVTAYKSIQDGNVKDSLAFEVVEICARFVCGMLLERSLKVLSGKDLDKRRAISQAYHLDSLATANANLFKLERASKQAVLA; from the coding sequence ATGATCATCAGTAATTACTTTCAGGACAACGAAGATCTCAAACTCGTATTTGATGAGTTGATCGACTGGGATGAAATTGTCCACGCATTCGAACACAACTTCGAAGACGCAGAAGAATACAAAAAGACCGGAAATGAACGATTGGCATATGCTCCTTCCAACATCGAGGAAGCCAAAGAATACTATAAGTCCGTATTGGACTCTTTAGGCGAAATCATGGGAGAATTTGTGGCTCCCAGAAGTAAGGAAATGGATCAGATCGGTCTCAAATACGAGAACGGAAAAGTGACGTTTCCGAAGGCGCAGGAAGAATGTTACAATACTCTGAGAGATGCCGGTTTGATGCCGATTTCTATCAGCAGGAAATACGGCGGAATGGGTTTGCCCGCAACCGTTCAATCTTTTATGTGCGAAATTTCCGCTCGGGCGGACGCGGCATTCTGTCTTGCCTACGGGAATATCAACATTGTCGAAATTATGGAACGTTATGCGTCACCGGAAATGTGCGAGAAGTGGATTCCTGAAATTGCGGCCGGAAAATACAGCGCGGCAATGGCATTGACCGAGCCGAACTACGGTTCCGATCTTCCGAACGTACAAACAAAGGCCGTTCAAGACGCAAACGGTGTCTGGAGAATCACCGGAGCAAAACGTTTCATCACACACGCCTGCGGATATGTCAACGCACCTTCCGTGATTCTTACATTAGCGAGAACCGGAACGCCGGAAAGCGGTGCAAGAGGACTTTCTTTCTTTTTGGTGAAGGGAAGCGACGTGCATGTCGCCGGAGTAGAACACAAAATGGGACTTCATTGTTCGCCGACTTGCGAAGTTGTTTTTGAAAATTCTCCGGGAGAATTGATCGGAAAAACCGGATACGGTCTCGTGAAATACTCGATGGGAATGATGAATGCGGCAAGGCTAACGATCGCAACTCAATCTTTGGGAATTGCAAGCGCCGCCTATTTCGAAGCTAAGAAATACGCGTCCGAAAGAATTCAGTTCGGAAAACCGATCGAACAAATTCCTGCTGTAAAAAAAATGTTGGATCGAATGGAAAGGGAAGTTCTCGCGACGAGAGTTCTGATCGCGGAAACCGGAAAGGCGATCGATCTCTATCACTGGCCGAAGGAACACCTGATCAAGATAGAAGGAAAGACGGAAAGAGACGCCAATCAAGACGAAATCATTCGTCGTTGGGAAAAGCTCGCGGATCTTTTTACACCGCTCAGCAAATACTACGCTTCGGAAGGATGTGTTTCGATCGCATCGGACGCACTTCAGATTCACGGTGGAAGCGGATACACCGAAGACTACGACGTCGCGAGAATCTACAGAGACAGTAGAATCACGACCATCTACGAAGGAACAACACAACTTCAGGTCGTAGCCGCGATTGGCGGTGTAGTTTCGGGAATGTCTCCAGCAGGTCACCTAAGACAATATGGAGAATCCGAACTTGCAAAATTTTCCGCATCGGAGGATCTCAAAAAAGTTTGGACCGATCTGGAAAGCGCAGTGACCGCGTACAAATCGATTCAAGACGGGAATGTAAAAGATTCCTTAGCTTTTGAAGTTGTTGAGATTTGCGCGAGGTTTGTCTGCGGAATGCTATTAGAAAGATCTCTCAAGGTGTTGAGCGGAAAAGACCTCGATAAGAGAAGAGCCATTTCGCAAGCGTATCATCTAGACAGTCTCGCGACTGCGAACGCGAATCTGTTTAAGTTGGAAAGAGCCTCCAAACAAGCTGTTCTCGCCTAA
- the lfb1 gene encoding LIC10280 family protein has product MFRIVSRLFIVAFVFGFISTASAQIGQINPSSISGKYKVSGTNPDGSSYGGSVTITQSNGEYLFTWSVAGQSFTGTGSLDGSTLTVDWGQNDPVIYEVKNGGRLLEGTWAGGSATETLRK; this is encoded by the coding sequence ATGTTTCGAATCGTATCAAGACTTTTCATTGTCGCTTTCGTGTTCGGATTTATTTCAACCGCGAGCGCACAAATCGGTCAAATCAACCCGTCTTCGATAAGCGGGAAATACAAGGTAAGTGGAACCAACCCGGACGGCTCCTCTTATGGAGGATCGGTCACGATCACCCAATCCAATGGAGAATACCTTTTTACTTGGAGCGTCGCTGGGCAGTCGTTTACGGGAACCGGATCCTTGGACGGAAGTACCCTTACTGTTGATTGGGGACAAAATGATCCGGTTATTTACGAAGTGAAGAATGGCGGACGCCTTCTGGAAGGGACGTGGGCCGGCGGAAGCGCCACAGAGACATTGAGAAAATAA
- a CDS encoding PaaI family thioesterase: MTKEFRAKDPNYSDRIHKIFHQANFINLLEIQIDSIELGALRTFVDIQEKHLQQNGYVHAGVISTLADHSAGGAAGTLVSEKQVVLTLEFKINLLRTGIGNRLRCEAKVFYHGATVIVVNSDVYAIHKNREKHIAKATVTMAVVGSQYSGG; encoded by the coding sequence ATGACTAAAGAATTCAGAGCAAAAGATCCAAACTATTCGGATCGAATTCACAAAATTTTTCATCAGGCCAATTTTATCAATCTCCTCGAAATCCAAATCGATTCAATCGAGTTAGGCGCGTTACGAACGTTCGTGGACATTCAAGAAAAACACCTCCAACAGAACGGTTATGTTCACGCTGGTGTGATCTCAACCCTCGCCGATCATTCCGCAGGAGGAGCGGCGGGAACGTTAGTCAGCGAGAAACAAGTCGTATTGACGCTGGAATTTAAGATCAATCTTTTAAGAACCGGAATCGGAAACCGACTTCGTTGCGAGGCGAAGGTCTTTTATCACGGAGCCACGGTAATCGTCGTCAATTCCGACGTTTACGCAATTCATAAAAATCGTGAAAAACATATCGCAAAGGCGACGGTAACGATGGCAGTGGTGGGAAGTCAGTACAGCGGAGGTTGA
- a CDS encoding nuclear transport factor 2 family protein — protein MKLIKFLTTIFMTTAIFANNEEASLKKQIHEFVKAGDERNTDKLETVLHKDFRLYAFVGNANQPWEMSREGYLGALKEGKIGGKPRTLTVTSLRSEGNLAYATLVMKSSEMNFVVNQQWIKTESGWRLLQDLANAQVLKK, from the coding sequence ATGAAACTAATTAAGTTTTTAACGACCATTTTTATGACGACGGCCATTTTCGCCAATAACGAGGAGGCCTCCTTAAAAAAGCAAATTCATGAATTCGTAAAAGCCGGTGATGAACGAAACACGGATAAATTGGAAACCGTTTTACATAAAGATTTTCGTCTTTATGCTTTCGTAGGAAATGCAAATCAGCCTTGGGAAATGAGTCGCGAAGGTTATCTAGGCGCTCTAAAAGAAGGGAAAATCGGAGGAAAGCCGAGGACATTGACCGTAACTTCTCTGAGAAGCGAAGGAAATCTTGCATACGCAACTTTGGTCATGAAATCCAGTGAAATGAATTTTGTAGTCAATCAACAATGGATCAAAACGGAATCCGGTTGGAGACTTTTGCAGGATTTGGCGAACGCTCAAGTTTTAAAAAAGTAA
- a CDS encoding MarR family winged helix-turn-helix transcriptional regulator, with translation MVSIKDAYGFLIVRSNRLFRLHFQRFCQRHEIDISQEQWFLLNKIAHSEGLTQGDLTDDLFGDKPNISRMVEKMEQKGWIKRINDSEDQRILRLHLTKKGNATHEKMTSIVGEERSKIYSGLSSKDFKEFERIIGILEKNLLANL, from the coding sequence ATGGTTTCAATAAAAGACGCTTACGGATTTTTAATCGTCCGATCCAATCGTTTGTTTCGATTACACTTTCAAAGATTTTGTCAAAGACACGAGATCGACATCAGTCAAGAACAATGGTTTTTGCTAAATAAGATCGCGCACAGTGAAGGATTAACCCAGGGAGATTTGACCGATGATTTGTTCGGAGATAAACCGAACATTTCTCGCATGGTGGAAAAGATGGAACAAAAAGGCTGGATAAAAAGGATAAACGATTCCGAAGATCAGCGAATTTTACGTCTTCATCTTACGAAGAAAGGAAATGCGACTCACGAAAAAATGACAAGTATAGTCGGAGAGGAGCGAAGTAAAATTTATTCAGGTTTAAGTTCGAAGGACTTCAAAGAATTTGAAAGAATCATTGGAATCTTAGAGAAAAACCTTTTGGCGAATTTATAG
- a CDS encoding 2OG-Fe(II) oxygenase, which yields MKKKSVVRKFNSKIRIHSKLKKIDWFRVTLELDKNGFAVVPRLLSVSECKSLIRLYEDSSLYRKTVTMERYRFGSGEYKYFDYPLPDFVQSLRETIYPFLAPIANSWMNELGIETRYPKNISGLQKFCRSNDQTKPTALILKYVKGGFNTLHQDLYGEVYFPFQAALFLNEPDQDYEGGEFVMTQTIPRSQSKAIVLKPKQGDMILFTTNFRPIQGKKRFYRAVMKHGVSEVYSGERHTLGIIFHDATN from the coding sequence ATGAAAAAGAAATCAGTCGTTCGCAAATTTAATTCGAAAATTCGAATCCATTCTAAGCTAAAAAAAATCGATTGGTTCCGGGTTACTCTGGAGCTCGACAAAAATGGGTTTGCAGTCGTCCCAAGATTACTCTCGGTATCGGAATGTAAAAGTCTAATCAGACTCTACGAGGATTCTTCCTTGTATCGTAAGACGGTTACAATGGAACGTTATCGCTTCGGATCGGGAGAATACAAATACTTCGATTATCCTTTGCCTGATTTCGTTCAAAGCCTTCGAGAGACAATCTATCCTTTTTTGGCACCCATCGCAAATTCTTGGATGAACGAATTAGGAATTGAGACAAGGTATCCAAAAAACATATCGGGTTTGCAAAAATTTTGTCGCAGTAACGATCAAACAAAACCGACCGCATTGATTCTAAAATACGTAAAAGGAGGATTCAATACTTTACATCAGGACCTTTACGGAGAAGTTTACTTTCCTTTCCAGGCGGCTCTCTTCTTAAACGAACCGGATCAAGACTACGAAGGAGGAGAATTTGTGATGACACAAACGATTCCGAGAAGTCAATCGAAAGCGATCGTTCTCAAACCGAAACAAGGCGATATGATTCTCTTTACGACGAACTTCAGACCGATCCAAGGTAAAAAAAGGTTTTATCGTGCCGTTATGAAACACGGAGTGAGCGAAGTTTATTCCGGAGAACGCCACACATTAGGAATTATTTTTCACGATGCGACAAACTGA
- a CDS encoding efflux RND transporter permease subunit, whose protein sequence is MLSEVSIRNPIFSWMTMAAIILFGSIGFSRMGLSQMPDVDFPVVNISLTLVGANAPVMETDVVDPIEEALMAVEGVTEVRSISSDGSATITVELELSRDVDVAIQEIQTKLAQVSNKLPEELDPAVITKSNPDDTPIIWVSLTAVDKTEKEKMLFVKDFLKDKFQKISGVGEIILGGYVDRTINVYLDPSKLSRNEIAVDDIVNTLKEQNLEVPSGKLENKTSEISLRAVGEVPTADQFGGILLNSRSGSPLFRPIRLKDIAIVEDGLGEVRRISRFNGISAVGIGIKKLKGANAVQVGDLVKAKVKELKPRLPKGYDLTVSNDNTGYIRDSVNELEFTLIFSAILTGFVCRLFLGNWKSTGNVLLAIPTSVIGTFLFLYFAGFTINTFTMLGLSLATGIVVDDAIMVLENITRHREMGKSWFAASLEGATEIRFAALAATLAVVAIFLPVAFMKGIIGRYFLEFGVTISVAVLLSLFEALSFTPMRSSLYSEDKKNQESKPSRYNLFSVNAKEKWNLWIDRVSFFKKLDPHVERFLEYSTKLYARSIDFVLKHPKMVVYGSTALFLISLGFFFLLKKEFIPPQDMGRFIIRARLPLGSSLQRTDDTMRKVEQYLIGRKEIDKYMSNVGGFGGTESNTGMFFVTMKEMGHRPKNPKTGREITQSALFGILRKDLKELVPEATFSVQDLSQRGFSAGRGYPVELVLTGPDWQKLSAYSVQILQRLKESKAVLDVDTDYVAGQKELRLVTNREAAALRGVSMANVGNTIGTLMGGKNVSRFTENGRSYDVRVKIQKDKGESASVISDIGVRNTFGEFVKLKEVLTVQEKEALKTITRINRERAIRVFGNPPPALGQTASTEKALEIAKSILPDGYSASVTGSAKTAKESGNSLTLALLFGILLSYMILASQFNSLKQPLYILLAMPFSFTGALVALYLFGQSFNMYSFIGLILLLGLVKKNSILLVEFVNHVRSEGKNIKEAIKEGCPIRLRPVLMTSFSSIAAAIPPALALGPGAETRIPMAVTILGGMTLSTLITLLVVPAAYYLGEKEKEEKAEEKLILFPEPSIKNKKSKK, encoded by the coding sequence TTGCTATCCGAAGTATCGATACGCAACCCGATTTTTTCATGGATGACGATGGCGGCGATTATCCTTTTTGGATCGATCGGATTCTCAAGAATGGGATTATCCCAAATGCCGGATGTTGATTTTCCGGTCGTGAATATTTCTCTTACGCTTGTAGGAGCAAATGCTCCCGTAATGGAAACGGATGTGGTAGATCCGATCGAAGAAGCTCTGATGGCGGTCGAAGGAGTCACGGAAGTTCGTTCCATTTCTTCCGATGGATCCGCGACGATTACAGTCGAGTTGGAACTCAGTCGAGACGTCGACGTGGCCATTCAGGAAATCCAAACGAAGTTGGCGCAAGTCTCGAATAAACTTCCGGAAGAATTGGATCCGGCCGTGATCACGAAGTCAAATCCCGACGATACTCCGATTATATGGGTTTCTTTGACCGCGGTGGATAAGACCGAGAAAGAGAAGATGCTCTTCGTAAAAGATTTTCTGAAAGATAAATTTCAGAAAATTTCCGGAGTGGGGGAGATCATCCTTGGAGGTTACGTCGATCGTACGATCAACGTCTATTTGGATCCTTCGAAACTTTCCAGAAACGAAATCGCGGTGGACGATATCGTAAACACTCTTAAAGAACAAAACTTGGAAGTTCCTTCCGGTAAACTCGAGAATAAAACCAGTGAGATCAGCCTTCGTGCGGTGGGAGAGGTTCCAACCGCGGATCAGTTCGGAGGAATTCTTTTAAATTCGAGAAGTGGATCCCCTTTGTTCAGACCGATCCGATTAAAGGATATCGCGATCGTAGAAGACGGGTTAGGTGAAGTAAGAAGAATATCCAGATTTAACGGTATTTCAGCCGTCGGGATCGGAATTAAAAAACTCAAAGGTGCTAACGCGGTTCAAGTTGGAGATCTTGTTAAAGCAAAGGTCAAAGAATTAAAACCGAGATTACCGAAGGGTTACGATCTTACCGTCTCGAACGATAACACGGGTTATATTAGAGACAGCGTAAACGAATTGGAATTCACATTAATCTTCTCCGCGATTCTAACCGGTTTTGTATGTAGACTCTTCTTAGGAAATTGGAAAAGTACTGGGAATGTTCTTCTCGCGATTCCGACTTCCGTGATCGGAACGTTTTTATTCCTATATTTCGCGGGTTTTACGATAAATACGTTCACGATGCTCGGCCTTTCCCTAGCTACGGGGATCGTCGTGGACGATGCGATCATGGTTTTAGAAAATATTACGCGACATCGCGAAATGGGAAAATCATGGTTCGCCGCCTCTTTGGAAGGAGCAACTGAAATCCGTTTTGCCGCCTTAGCCGCCACGTTAGCCGTCGTTGCTATCTTTCTTCCGGTCGCGTTTATGAAAGGAATTATCGGAAGATACTTTTTGGAATTCGGAGTAACGATTTCGGTGGCGGTTCTTCTTTCACTTTTTGAAGCCTTGAGTTTTACGCCGATGCGTTCCTCTCTGTATTCGGAGGATAAGAAGAATCAGGAATCAAAACCATCCCGTTATAATTTATTTTCCGTGAACGCGAAGGAAAAATGGAATCTCTGGATCGATCGAGTTTCGTTTTTTAAGAAGTTGGATCCTCACGTCGAAAGATTTTTGGAATATAGCACGAAGCTTTACGCTAGATCGATCGATTTCGTATTAAAACATCCGAAGATGGTCGTCTACGGATCCACGGCGCTGTTTTTAATTTCCCTGGGTTTTTTCTTTCTTTTAAAAAAAGAATTTATCCCTCCTCAGGACATGGGTCGGTTTATCATCCGAGCTCGTCTCCCTTTGGGTTCTTCTTTGCAGAGAACGGACGACACGATGAGAAAAGTGGAACAGTATCTGATCGGCAGAAAAGAAATTGATAAGTACATGTCCAATGTCGGCGGTTTTGGAGGAACAGAATCGAATACCGGAATGTTCTTCGTTACGATGAAGGAAATGGGACATCGACCCAAAAATCCGAAGACGGGAAGAGAAATAACCCAATCAGCCTTGTTCGGGATTCTTCGAAAAGATCTGAAAGAACTTGTCCCTGAGGCGACGTTTTCCGTCCAGGATCTTTCACAAAGAGGATTCTCCGCCGGAAGAGGTTATCCCGTCGAACTCGTGTTAACCGGACCGGATTGGCAAAAATTATCGGCTTATTCGGTTCAAATTTTACAACGTTTGAAAGAAAGCAAAGCGGTCTTGGATGTGGACACAGATTACGTCGCGGGTCAAAAAGAACTCAGACTTGTTACCAATCGCGAAGCCGCGGCTCTTCGCGGAGTCAGTATGGCGAACGTAGGGAACACCATCGGTACATTAATGGGTGGAAAAAACGTAAGTCGATTTACTGAAAACGGAAGAAGTTATGATGTAAGAGTTAAGATTCAAAAGGACAAGGGCGAATCCGCTTCTGTCATTTCCGATATCGGAGTTCGGAACACATTCGGAGAATTCGTAAAACTAAAGGAAGTCCTAACCGTTCAAGAGAAGGAGGCGTTGAAGACGATTACTCGGATCAATCGAGAAAGGGCTATTCGAGTTTTTGGAAATCCGCCCCCCGCGCTTGGACAAACAGCATCCACCGAGAAAGCCTTGGAGATCGCGAAGTCGATTCTTCCGGACGGGTATAGCGCTTCGGTCACCGGTTCCGCTAAAACCGCGAAAGAATCGGGGAATAGTCTTACGCTCGCGCTTCTTTTCGGAATTCTTCTTTCCTATATGATTCTTGCGAGTCAGTTTAATAGTCTAAAACAACCGCTATATATTCTACTCGCCATGCCGTTTAGTTTTACCGGTGCGTTAGTCGCTCTTTACTTATTCGGACAATCCTTCAATATGTACAGTTTTATCGGACTCATTCTTCTTTTGGGTCTCGTAAAGAAGAATTCGATACTTCTTGTAGAGTTTGTAAATCACGTTCGTTCGGAAGGAAAGAATATCAAAGAGGCGATCAAGGAAGGATGTCCGATTCGTTTAAGACCGGTGCTCATGACTTCCTTCAGTTCGATTGCGGCGGCGATTCCTCCGGCTTTGGCGCTTGGACCCGGGGCTGAAACACGGATTCCGATGGCAGTTACGATTTTGGGTGGGATGACTCTTTCGACTCTGATCACGCTTTTGGTAGTTCCCGCGGCGTATTATCTGGGTGAAAAAGAAAAGGAAGAAAAGGCCGAGGAAAAATTGATTCTTTTTCCGGAACCGTCGATTAAAAATAAAAAATCAAAAAAATGA
- a CDS encoding RidA family protein, whose protein sequence is MILQKIKKLFDKKVTLWLLPFWTLILDCGFVSHKQHRAIRSSEVYNTWEYGFSQGIVTDSPKTIYLSGIVGWNPKRQLPDPNDFETQTIQIFENLKLLLKSENATLDDVLRLEVFIVGIDKSKLTTYSRISGQFFNSGHKPASTVIGVEALARESLLIEIQATASVR, encoded by the coding sequence GTGATTCTGCAAAAAATCAAAAAGTTATTCGATAAAAAAGTAACCTTGTGGCTACTACCATTCTGGACGCTGATTCTTGATTGCGGTTTTGTTTCTCATAAACAACACCGGGCGATCCGTTCGTCAGAGGTTTACAATACCTGGGAATACGGGTTTTCACAGGGAATCGTTACAGATTCTCCTAAAACGATTTACCTTTCGGGGATCGTCGGATGGAATCCAAAGAGACAACTGCCTGATCCGAATGATTTTGAAACGCAGACGATTCAAATTTTCGAAAACCTAAAGCTACTATTAAAATCCGAAAATGCAACGCTCGACGATGTCCTACGTTTAGAAGTTTTTATCGTAGGAATCGACAAATCGAAACTTACAACGTATTCGCGAATTTCCGGGCAATTCTTCAATTCGGGACATAAACCGGCGTCGACGGTGATCGGAGTCGAAGCTCTTGCCAGAGAAAGTCTTCTGATTGAAATTCAAGCGACAGCGTCGGTCCGCTGA
- a CDS encoding cysteine-rich CWC family protein, translating into MNSIKLEALQKPCPRCGNRFECGAAIHQCACFSIKLSLQTKEFIRENYDDCLCISCLNELNLQNPE; encoded by the coding sequence ATGAATTCTATAAAGTTAGAAGCGCTTCAAAAGCCTTGTCCTCGTTGCGGAAATCGATTTGAGTGTGGGGCGGCGATTCACCAGTGTGCTTGTTTCTCTATTAAACTCTCTTTGCAAACGAAAGAATTCATTCGTGAGAATTATGACGATTGTCTTTGTATTTCCTGTTTGAATGAATTGAATTTACAGAACCCGGAATGA
- a CDS encoding SPFH domain-containing protein: MNYIQFDSMTHVILYKNGKVSKEGRGLSFFYFAPTSSISAIPLGSNDLPFIFNESTNDYQTVSIQGQITYKISNPKSLSELLDFTVDAKGTYKKNEIEKLNQRIINYAQTSTSSYIHGIGLKDSIRSAKTIETQILQGLQTSPAISTLGIEILNVNILAIRPNPEMERALETETREKLQQEADQAIYERRNFAVEQERKIKESELNTEIAVEEKKKQISEKQMEAKIMEADNKRKLREMQIQADIAIEEQRKKFIDTKTANQRKEAEAQGFVTETTLKPFRDIDWRTLVALNNNPDPRFNIALAFRQLAENAEKIGNLNISPDLLENLLQEKKDSKK, from the coding sequence ATGAATTATATACAATTCGATTCGATGACGCACGTAATCCTTTATAAAAACGGAAAGGTTTCAAAGGAAGGAAGAGGGCTTTCCTTTTTTTATTTCGCGCCTACGAGTTCGATTTCGGCGATTCCTCTCGGAAGTAACGATTTGCCGTTTATCTTTAACGAATCTACGAACGATTATCAAACGGTTTCGATTCAGGGGCAGATCACTTATAAGATTTCGAATCCGAAGTCATTATCAGAACTTCTGGATTTTACGGTCGATGCAAAAGGCACTTATAAGAAAAACGAAATCGAAAAACTCAATCAACGAATCATCAATTACGCACAGACTTCGACTTCTTCTTACATTCACGGAATCGGCTTAAAGGATTCGATTCGTTCCGCGAAGACGATCGAGACACAAATTCTTCAAGGACTTCAAACTTCTCCGGCGATTTCAACTTTGGGAATCGAGATTCTTAACGTAAATATTCTTGCGATTCGTCCGAACCCGGAGATGGAACGAGCTCTGGAAACCGAAACTAGAGAAAAGCTTCAACAGGAAGCGGACCAAGCGATTTACGAAAGAAGAAACTTTGCCGTAGAACAGGAACGTAAGATCAAGGAAAGCGAACTAAACACTGAAATTGCGGTAGAAGAAAAGAAAAAGCAAATCTCCGAAAAACAGATGGAGGCTAAGATCATGGAAGCCGACAACAAAAGAAAACTCAGAGAGATGCAGATCCAAGCCGATATCGCAATCGAAGAACAAAGAAAAAAATTTATCGATACAAAAACCGCAAATCAAAGAAAGGAAGCCGAAGCCCAAGGGTTCGTAACGGAAACGACTTTGAAACCGTTTCGAGATATCGACTGGAGAACGTTAGTCGCTTTGAATAACAATCCGGACCCTCGTTTTAACATCGCGTTAGCTTTTAGGCAATTGGCGGAAAACGCGGAAAAAATCGGGAATCTTAATATAAGCCCGGATCTTTTGGAGAATCTGCTTCAGGAGAAAAAAGATTCCAAAAAATGA
- a CDS encoding Ada metal-binding domain-containing protein, producing the protein MRQTDSMILHIQIDEKLLRKEIRNLNIQYGGNLRLKIYGKLHCSSGKKMKKENRVFFTSRKNAEQNGFRPCGHCMKEEYRIWKNQFFQNGMEARIQGTRSR; encoded by the coding sequence ATGCGACAAACTGATTCAATGATTCTGCACATTCAAATAGATGAAAAATTACTGAGAAAAGAAATCAGAAATCTTAATATACAGTATGGAGGAAATCTTCGACTGAAAATTTACGGGAAACTCCATTGTAGTTCCGGAAAAAAAATGAAAAAGGAGAATCGAGTCTTTTTTACTTCAAGAAAAAATGCGGAACAAAACGGATTCAGACCCTGTGGACATTGCATGAAAGAAGAATATCGAATTTGGAAGAATCAATTCTTTCAAAATGGAATGGAGGCGAGGATTCAAGGAACGAGAAGTCGTTGA